In Halobaculum halobium, a genomic segment contains:
- a CDS encoding DUF7344 domain-containing protein — protein MSSTNTDALNRDEVYDILSNGRRRFVIYLLRERGEPIPLNDLSDRVAAWENDLPVEELTDQQVKRVYVSLYQTHIPKLEESGIVEYDADSGLVSLTSNVSSLDAYMPEEERREIPWQAIYLGLAIVGLVVYGVATMASGTIAQPTLNLIGLLVFVSFAAAVTAQYLYERSRG, from the coding sequence ATGTCGAGCACAAACACAGACGCGCTAAACAGGGACGAGGTTTACGACATCCTGAGCAACGGCAGACGGCGGTTCGTCATCTACTTGCTTCGAGAGCGTGGCGAGCCGATTCCGCTCAACGACCTCTCGGACCGGGTCGCCGCTTGGGAGAACGACCTGCCCGTGGAAGAACTGACAGACCAACAGGTAAAGCGGGTGTACGTCTCGCTGTACCAGACGCACATCCCGAAACTCGAGGAATCCGGCATCGTCGAGTACGACGCCGACTCCGGGCTGGTATCGCTCACGTCGAACGTCTCGTCGCTCGACGCCTATATGCCGGAGGAAGAGCGGCGCGAGATACCCTGGCAGGCGATATACCTCGGGCTCGCCATCGTCGGCCTCGTGGTCTACGGCGTCGCAACCATGGCGAGCGGTACGATCGCGCAGCCGACGCTCAACCTCATCGGATTACTCGTGTTCGTGTCCTTCGCCGCCGCCGTCACTGCACAGTACTTGTACGAACGCTCTCGCGGATAA
- a CDS encoding winged helix-turn-helix domain-containing protein — MTTDWDVIGYVISSDHRVVVLGRLAEGPATPTRIAEDVQLSVSHVSRALGSLREKGLIELLVPEERRKGRVYGITTAGEQVWEDISAKDLTE, encoded by the coding sequence GTGACTACCGACTGGGACGTGATCGGCTACGTCATCAGCTCAGATCACCGGGTGGTCGTTCTGGGCCGTCTCGCTGAGGGACCGGCGACGCCGACCCGGATCGCCGAGGACGTGCAGTTGTCCGTGTCGCACGTCTCTCGCGCGCTCGGATCGCTCCGGGAGAAAGGACTCATCGAACTGCTCGTTCCAGAGGAGCGGCGGAAGGGACGCGTCTACGGCATCACCACTGCGGGAGAGCAGGTCTGGGAGGACATCAGTGCGAAGGACCTCACCGAGTGA
- a CDS encoding winged helix-turn-helix domain-containing protein: MTRSTTSDPAAGIETPVVHASPAETARLFDALDSEACRTVVQALEDGPLTAKELQAAGDIPLSTVYRCVNELVDTPLVEETTRVSEGGHHASEYSRPVETLIVSFGADPTMHGVDTPVLKLTL, encoded by the coding sequence GTGACCCGTTCGACCACGTCAGATCCGGCGGCAGGAATCGAGACACCGGTGGTTCACGCGTCCCCTGCGGAGACAGCGCGACTGTTCGACGCCCTCGACAGCGAGGCGTGTCGCACGGTCGTTCAAGCGCTGGAGGACGGCCCGTTGACTGCGAAGGAACTGCAGGCGGCCGGAGACATCCCGCTCTCGACGGTGTACCGGTGCGTGAACGAGTTGGTCGACACTCCGCTGGTTGAGGAGACGACCCGCGTCAGCGAGGGGGGGCACCACGCAAGCGAGTACTCACGGCCGGTCGAGACGTTAATCGTCAGCTTCGGGGCGGACCCGACGATGCACGGCGTCGACACGCCGGTGCTCAAGCTGACGTTGTGA
- the fer gene encoding ferredoxin Fer yields the protein MDSPYDVLGLDADADDTEIEQAYRRRVKESHPDRGGSAAEFQRVRKAYEAVLSGTAAPPADATAEDDATATAGGNTASSPTAADSAANTDDRDSQEHSADSAGDRPPTPTRVEYLNYDVVADHQWEFDDPALFERASDADLDPDDYGMFLAEPGETLLEAAEERGFAWPFACRGGACANCAVAVVEGELDSTVDNVLTDDLVDRGFRLSCIGRPVSETLQVVYNVKHLPGLDDLRLPADRFERARADD from the coding sequence GTGGATTCTCCGTACGACGTACTGGGGCTCGATGCCGACGCCGACGATACGGAGATCGAGCAGGCCTATCGGCGACGAGTAAAGGAGTCCCACCCGGACCGCGGTGGGTCCGCCGCGGAGTTTCAGCGCGTCCGCAAGGCGTACGAGGCCGTGCTATCGGGGACGGCCGCACCGCCCGCCGACGCCACAGCCGAGGACGACGCGACAGCCACTGCTGGGGGGAACACGGCGTCCTCACCCACGGCCGCCGACTCGGCTGCGAACACTGATGACCGGGACAGCCAGGAACACAGCGCCGACTCCGCGGGCGACCGGCCGCCGACACCCACTCGCGTCGAGTACCTCAACTACGATGTCGTGGCCGACCACCAGTGGGAGTTCGACGATCCGGCGCTCTTCGAGCGGGCGTCAGATGCTGATCTCGATCCGGACGACTACGGGATGTTTCTCGCGGAGCCGGGAGAAACGCTGCTCGAAGCGGCCGAAGAGCGCGGGTTCGCGTGGCCGTTCGCCTGCCGAGGTGGCGCGTGCGCGAACTGCGCCGTCGCGGTCGTGGAAGGCGAGCTCGACAGCACCGTCGACAACGTCCTCACAGACGACTTAGTCGACCGCGGCTTCCGCCTCTCGTGCATCGGTCGTCCCGTGAGCGAAACGCTCCAAGTGGTCTACAACGTGAAGCACCTCCCGGGCCTCGACGATCTCCGGCTCCCGGCCGACCGATTCGAGCGCGCTCGGGCCGACGACTGA
- a CDS encoding sugar phosphate isomerase/epimerase family protein, with product MPPKRRDVLKATGGTVALGAGAAGVNGALEEDTDRAQEVLQQQQQQTDVDVLASYWAHAGDVKPFTGRQWSPWDLEDRVEMLAAVGFTGIGLFHDDIKHMVEEEGRTLEGIGETIRAAGIDTIELEFLVNWLLPEYDPRREDEQETRQLLLDAADAMDARHIKIGNINGYPVGTDALANRFAEICDEAAAVDTQVGMEILPPDPNAETIDEVLEWVSPPENGGLFLDTWHVNTIETISYDDIASLQPEDITAVEIDDGFTDTGRGGFVENTVNMRRVPGYGDFDVQGFVDACREAGYSGPWGNEILSEEYRRRGMESAYTHTYEGAQSVLVDEADGGDGGDGEPGDDDGDDGDGTATPDGTPEGAPTGSPNGTATGTPNGTATGAPNGTETGTGTPTGTPNDTGTPTGTPDT from the coding sequence ATGCCACCAAAACGACGAGACGTACTCAAGGCGACGGGGGGAACAGTCGCGCTCGGCGCGGGCGCCGCAGGAGTGAACGGCGCGCTGGAGGAGGACACCGACCGGGCGCAGGAGGTACTACAGCAACAGCAGCAACAGACGGACGTCGACGTGCTCGCCTCCTACTGGGCGCACGCGGGCGACGTGAAACCGTTCACGGGACGCCAGTGGAGTCCCTGGGACCTGGAGGACCGCGTGGAGATGCTGGCGGCGGTCGGATTCACCGGCATCGGCCTGTTTCACGACGATATCAAGCATATGGTCGAGGAGGAGGGCCGAACCCTCGAGGGGATCGGCGAGACGATCCGCGCGGCCGGGATCGACACCATCGAGTTGGAGTTTCTCGTGAACTGGCTCCTCCCGGAATACGACCCGCGACGCGAGGACGAACAGGAGACCAGACAGCTCCTTCTCGATGCCGCTGATGCGATGGACGCGCGCCACATCAAGATCGGGAACATCAACGGGTACCCGGTGGGGACGGATGCGCTGGCCAACCGGTTCGCGGAGATCTGCGACGAGGCGGCCGCGGTCGACACGCAAGTCGGGATGGAGATCCTCCCGCCGGATCCGAACGCGGAGACGATCGACGAGGTGCTCGAGTGGGTGTCCCCGCCCGAGAACGGGGGCCTGTTCCTCGACACCTGGCACGTCAACACTATCGAGACGATCTCGTATGACGACATCGCCTCGCTGCAGCCGGAGGACATCACAGCCGTTGAGATCGACGACGGGTTTACCGACACCGGGCGCGGCGGCTTCGTCGAGAACACGGTGAACATGCGACGCGTCCCGGGCTACGGCGACTTCGACGTGCAGGGGTTCGTCGACGCCTGCCGTGAAGCCGGCTACTCGGGCCCGTGGGGCAACGAGATCCTCTCGGAGGAGTACCGGCGCCGCGGGATGGAGAGCGCCTACACGCACACCTACGAAGGGGCGCAGTCGGTGTTGGTCGACGAAGCGGACGGAGGCGATGGCGGTGACGGGGAACCCGGCGATGACGATGGAGACGACGGCGACGGGACAGCGACCCCTGACGGGACACCCGAGGGAGCGCCCACTGGATCTCCAAACGGAACTGCCACTGGTACACCCAACGGAACGGCTACAGGAGCGCCCAACGGAACGGAAACGGGCACAGGGACGCCGACTGGAACGCCAAACGACACGGGGACACCGACAGGAACGCCAGACACCTAA
- a CDS encoding thiamine pyrophosphate-dependent dehydrogenase E1 component subunit alpha: MYEDMVTARLYEERLQDEYMEGKRPGFDISAGDIPGELHLAAGQEAAAVGVCYHLRDDDTVTAPHRPHHVAIAKGVDLKRMTAEIFGRETGLCHGKGGHMHLFDPDVNFACSGIIAEGCPPALGAAMAAKKRNTDSVAVAYLGEGAIDQGGFLESLNMASVHDLPVVFVVEDNDWAISMPKDRVTRPDDGSKRADGFDMRGVRVDSDDARAIYEAGGEAVARARDGNGPTVLEVQVHRRMGHFMGDPETYRPEEDQQRAADRDSIERLAADMREFGIDEAELEEIRDRAAERVDEAVTWAKQQPLPEPEAAHDHVFTNPPSGVTDEEPEFPGSGAAAGGDD, encoded by the coding sequence ATGTACGAGGACATGGTGACGGCGCGCCTGTACGAGGAGCGGCTCCAGGACGAGTACATGGAGGGGAAACGACCGGGATTCGACATCAGCGCGGGCGACATCCCCGGCGAACTCCACCTCGCGGCAGGCCAGGAGGCGGCTGCAGTAGGCGTGTGTTATCATCTCCGCGACGACGACACCGTGACCGCGCCTCACCGCCCCCACCACGTCGCCATCGCGAAGGGGGTCGACCTGAAGCGAATGACGGCGGAGATATTCGGTCGAGAAACGGGGCTGTGCCACGGGAAAGGCGGGCACATGCACCTGTTCGATCCGGACGTGAACTTCGCGTGTAGTGGAATCATCGCCGAGGGCTGTCCGCCGGCGCTGGGCGCGGCGATGGCCGCGAAGAAGCGCAACACCGATAGCGTCGCCGTCGCGTATCTCGGCGAGGGCGCCATCGATCAGGGTGGGTTCCTGGAATCGCTCAACATGGCGAGCGTCCACGACCTCCCGGTCGTGTTCGTCGTCGAGGACAACGATTGGGCGATCAGCATGCCAAAGGACCGCGTGACGCGCCCGGACGACGGCTCGAAGCGCGCCGACGGGTTCGACATGCGCGGCGTTCGCGTCGACAGCGATGACGCCCGCGCGATCTACGAGGCCGGCGGCGAGGCGGTCGCCCGCGCCCGCGACGGCAACGGGCCGACCGTGTTGGAGGTGCAGGTCCACCGGCGCATGGGTCACTTCATGGGCGACCCGGAGACGTACCGCCCTGAGGAGGACCAACAGCGTGCGGCCGACCGCGACTCGATCGAGCGGCTCGCGGCCGACATGCGGGAGTTCGGCATCGACGAGGCGGAGCTGGAGGAGATCCGCGACCGGGCGGCTGAGCGCGTCGACGAGGCGGTCACGTGGGCGAAACAGCAGCCGCTGCCCGAGCCGGAGGCGGCCCACGACCACGTGTTCACGAACCCGCCGTCCGGCGTGACCGACGAGGAGCCGGAGTTCCCGGGATCGGGTGCGGCCGCAGGAGGTGACGACTGA
- a CDS encoding alpha-ketoacid dehydrogenase subunit beta has protein sequence MSTPTQEAVGRTATMSDAMVEAVAHEMRADEEVFYMGEDVADYGGIFDSTTGLLDEFGRDRVMDVPISETAYLGAAVGAAQAGMRPIAELMFVDFFGVAMDQIYNQMAKNTYMSGGSFSVPMVLTTAVGGTYNDAAQHSQTLYGTFAHLPGMKVVVPSTAYDAKGLMHNAIRDDDPVVYMFHKRLMGIGWMPAPDGPKTPVPEEDYTIPFGKADVKRQGDDVTVVTLGLHVHRALDAAETLADEGVDAEVIDLRTLKPLDRETVLESVRKTGRLVVVDEDYQSYGLTGEIISSVAEADLDALEAVERVAVPDVPIPYSRPMEDAVIPGAEDVAEAVRSVGK, from the coding sequence ATGAGCACCCCCACGCAGGAGGCGGTCGGCCGAACGGCCACGATGAGCGACGCGATGGTCGAGGCGGTCGCTCACGAGATGCGCGCCGACGAGGAGGTGTTCTACATGGGCGAGGACGTCGCCGATTACGGCGGCATCTTCGACTCCACGACGGGGCTGCTCGACGAGTTCGGCCGCGACCGCGTGATGGACGTGCCGATCAGCGAAACGGCGTACCTGGGTGCGGCCGTTGGGGCCGCACAGGCGGGGATGCGGCCGATCGCGGAGCTGATGTTCGTCGACTTCTTCGGCGTCGCGATGGACCAAATTTACAACCAGATGGCGAAGAACACCTACATGAGCGGGGGGTCGTTCAGCGTCCCGATGGTGCTCACCACCGCGGTCGGCGGCACGTACAACGACGCCGCCCAGCACTCCCAGACGCTGTACGGAACGTTCGCGCACCTCCCGGGCATGAAGGTGGTCGTCCCGTCGACGGCGTACGACGCCAAGGGGCTGATGCACAACGCCATCCGCGACGACGATCCGGTCGTCTACATGTTCCACAAGCGGCTGATGGGCATCGGCTGGATGCCCGCCCCCGACGGGCCGAAGACGCCGGTTCCGGAGGAGGACTACACGATCCCGTTCGGCAAGGCGGACGTGAAGCGCCAGGGCGACGACGTGACGGTCGTCACGCTCGGTCTGCACGTCCACCGGGCGCTCGATGCCGCCGAGACGCTCGCCGACGAGGGAGTCGACGCGGAAGTGATCGACCTCCGGACGCTGAAGCCACTCGACCGCGAGACGGTACTGGAGTCGGTCCGAAAGACCGGTCGGCTCGTCGTCGTCGACGAGGACTACCAGTCCTACGGTCTCACCGGCGAGATCATCTCCAGCGTGGCAGAGGCGGACCTCGACGCGCTCGAGGCGGTCGAACGCGTCGCCGTCCCAGACGTACCGATCCCGTACTCGCGGCCGATGGAGGACGCAGTGATCCCTGGCGCCGAGGATGTGGCTGAAGCGGTGCGGTCGGTCGGCAAATGA
- a CDS encoding lipoyl domain-containing protein — protein sequence MSGSDPASDSGGETEGGGDDSIERAGGGSNGTDGGTDTIETDGGADRVPVDSGALWPGDTDDDVGLLLNWFVAEGSRVTEGNRIAEFQVEKVDVDVPAPATGTLAEIAVDEDGEFDRGDVLAYVETEG from the coding sequence ATGAGCGGGAGCGATCCCGCCTCCGATAGCGGTGGTGAAACCGAGGGAGGCGGGGACGACAGCATCGAGAGAGCCGGCGGCGGCAGTAATGGAACAGACGGCGGGACCGACACCATCGAGACGGACGGGGGTGCCGACCGCGTTCCCGTCGACAGCGGGGCGCTGTGGCCGGGTGACACCGACGACGATGTCGGGCTGTTGCTCAACTGGTTCGTCGCCGAGGGCAGCCGCGTCACCGAGGGGAACCGGATCGCCGAATTCCAGGTCGAGAAAGTCGACGTGGACGTGCCGGCGCCAGCGACGGGCACGCTCGCGGAAATCGCCGTCGACGAGGACGGCGAGTTCGACCGCGGCGACGTGCTCGCGTACGTCGAGACAGAGGGGTGA